A segment of the Lolium perenne isolate Kyuss_39 chromosome 3, Kyuss_2.0, whole genome shotgun sequence genome:
GTCCATCATGTACACCCAGTGGCCACTGCTCAAAGAAGTCCTGGGCATCCATGGTCGAGCAACCGGGCAGATGGTGCCCACCGCTGGACAGATGGTGCCCATCAGGTACCAGGCACGAAAACCTTCCTGCCATTGAAGCCAAATCTAAATCCGTCACTTTGATATCATCTCAGTATGTACAAACATAGGAGGAAATCGATAATTCCAAGATGGAACGGCAGCAAATGATAATTGCAAGATGGAATGGCAGCAATCGGTTCCAGCTTGACCAGAGAAAAAAAATGACCTTTGGGTGCAGACACACCCACAGTCTCCTGAACGTTGGCAACCTCCACCAGAGGGGTGGGCGCCCGGCGGTACTTTTGTCAACCTGGTGTGCACAGAACAAGCAATTATAAACTTAGTGATAGTCTAAATTTTATAAACTTGACAACTTAGCTTCTTAGTGCACAATATCCAATACAAAAAGCTACTCGTGAGGCATGCAGCAAGGACAACAAAATATTCAACATAAACTCATTCTGAAAATGTGCTAAGATAAGATGTAGCCGAGGCTCACTACCACCATGTTAATCATTGAGTTGGTTTCTTACTTGTATACGGAATAAGATCGTGTCATCACAGAATCCCAAACTTTAAACAATTGTAACAGATTCAGAGTAACAGCCCAACCTTACCTATCTGCAGAGTTTGCTCAATTTTAGGGGATCACAAGAAGCTTATTCAGTTACGAAAACACACATGGGAAAAGAAATACTACAACTTTGCTTGTACATCAAAGCATTCCACCAAATCCTTTTTGGACCAATTGTCAGCACAATAACCGTACAACCATATGGTTATACAAGAGCAGATTTGCCTACATTAACTAGCCCATTAAGAGATGATAAGCCTTTAACTGAATTTTGCGTGAAATTGGACACCATTTGGAGATTTGCCTACATATGCTAGTTGGATTAAGTGGTACTTGCGTGTCCACTGTCCTCGCAGCATCCTCTGCTCCCTTTCTCTGAATTTTGAGGAGCAAAGTTGGCCACATGGGCGGAGTAGAGCACAATCTTGAGAATCAGGTGGAAGGGGCTATACCTGAACGATGGCGATGCTGGGAGACTGACAGCCCGAAGGATCATTGCTGACGATTTGGTGCCGCACAAAGTCCTGGACGCCGTCGACTTGTGTCCTGCTCAACCACCGGCGGAAGGAGGCGTTCCTCGACAGGGGAGGAGGGTATGGGGCCTTGGGTTGCGGCGCCCTCGTCGATCTGCTGGCCACCGTCTTGCCTGCACCGCGGGGGACCTTCTCCCGCCGGCCGCGGCCGTCGCCCGCGCTGCTCGTCCACAGCAGCCACCAGGACGACGGGTGCAGCTCCGCCGCTCCCCCTGCCATGGTCTCGCTCGCCCCCTGCCTGCGCTCGCTCGCCACTGGGACGAGCACAACCGTGGCGGCCGGCCGGCGCATATCCACCCACGCGCGCGTCCCGCGTGTGTGAGGTGCTCCCCGGTCGCCATAAGGAGGGAAGCCGAGAAAAGGCACGGGGGTGCGTCACTGCCGGCGGCGGTAGGCACCCACCTCTAGCCGCTCCAAACTACGGCCTTTTCTTGCtccggacggcggcggcggcggcgaggaccaGCGGCTCGGGTTTGCGGATGCGCTGGGAATCGGGTGGCAGTGGGGACGAAGATTAGGTGGGTTAGAGCGCCGGTGAGCAGCGACCGGCGGCAATGATCGGGAAGAAATGGGATCGAAGAGAGATTCGGTGGCTGGGACTTGGGAATCGGAGGAGACGGTGAGTTAATTGTCTAGAAATCTGTAGAGATTGGGTGTGGGTGGGGTGGCGATGTGCGTGCGTTAATTATGTGTTCGAGAAGCGAGCTGAGCTAAGTTAATTGTGAGCTAGTTAATTATGTGCAGGATTTACACGGTTCACGCCTATAACTTCGTCTCCCGCCCAATTTCGGGTTCGCTCACTCCGCTTAAAATCAAAATCATTTGGACCCTAAAACTAGGACGGGTTATGTTACGTAAGAAGGAGATATTTTCTAACCGAGATTTTGAGGGGATCCGGTGTTTGTTAGGCCGGCTCTTCCCATCTCCGCACCGCACCGCTGAGCGGATATCAAAAAAGATCCAGAGCCAGGATGAGGAGggaagctcaaatcgagcttcgcTGCTCATCCGAGATGAGCTAATCCCGCAATGAAAAGTCGCAGAGGCTCGCACCCCCAAGATCCCCACCCCGCACGTCATCCCCCCCTCACGCGGCCCGCGCgtctctcctcctcctcactctctTATCATGCAACCATCGCCGCCACTGGCGCTGTCGTGGCCgccagcctcctcctctcctgtcGGTCGAGCTGGGACCGCGTCGCCGCCTCCCTCCCGTCATTCTCTCCCGTCGGCGAAGCAGAGCAGGACCAAGGGCCGCCAACCGCCGCCAGGACGAGCTTCTCTGGCTGCGCATGGTGGACATCAGGAAGGCCGACGTCCGCCCACCACTCCTCCGTCCGGCTCCACCAGCCGCTCCTCCTCCGTCCGGTGGAAGCAGCTCTCCCGACGGTGGCTTGTGCGTGCTCGACCGGCGGCCAACTGCTGCACGAGATCAACCAACcaaggacttgattgcttttttatttttttagtgaAGAACCCGATTGCTTTTCATTGTTCTGCTTAAGGACCTTTGTGTAAAGAACTGGACCAACACGTCTCACCCTATACAACTTTTACCAAACAACATCTGAACTCAGCATCTCTCAACTGATACAGGCTACCAAACAAACAACAAAATCTCAGTTGAGAATATATGAGATCACCATGTATGAGGGGATATAGCTTTTCTGAGTAGCCCCGGACTGTCAAACACACCCTTAGTTTATCGTGGACGTGCATGCATACTTGCCAACTTGTCAAATTTTGTACTTCCATGTTGCTAGGTCAAATGTTACATAAGTAGATATCCAGAGGAGGAAACAATTTCGTCATGCCCGCTCGGGCGAGCGGCGAGGCGAACCCTAGCCACGCTCCCGCAAGCCGCCTCCCTACCCCtcccctcctcgccgccgccagaAGGCGCCACCGGGCAAAGCCCCGGGGGCGTCGGCGGCGGGGCCTCCTCCCCCTCTTGCTTTACAGTGGTGGCACGGACCGGCGCGGTTGGCAGGGGCGGCGTTTCTGCGCAGCAGGCGATGGCGCTCGACCATGGCGCGAGGTTTTCGTGGCTCGGCGGGGGGGGCGGGGTGGCGGCGCGGGCCGACCTCTTCTGGCGCGCCCCGACGCCGGCGTGTACGTGGCCATGGGTGGTGGCGGCAGGCCCAGATCTAGGCCGGCGGGCCTAGGTCTGGCTGTTT
Coding sequences within it:
- the LOC127344280 gene encoding uncharacterized protein isoform X1; the protein is MRRPAATVVLVPVASERRQGASETMAGGAAELHPSSWWLLWTSSAGDGRGRREKVPRGAGKTVASRSTRAPQPKAPYPPPLSRNASFRRWLSRTQVDGVQDFVRHQIVSNDPSGCQSPSIAIVQVDKSTAGRPPLWWRLPTFRRLWVCLHPKEGFRAWYLMGTICPAVGTICPVARPWMPRTSLSSGHWVYMMDSNTIKYDVKVISNTGGLVCCMVTTHAHLYALCSCEILSLVQKFA
- the LOC127344280 gene encoding uncharacterized protein isoform X2; this encodes MRRPAATVVLVPVASERRQGASETMAGGAAELHPSSWWLLWTSSAGDGRGRREKVPRGAGKTVASRSTRAPQPKAPYPPPLSRNASFRRWLSRTQVDGVQDFVRHQIVSNDPSGCQSPSIAIVQVDKSTAGRPPLWWRLPTFRRLWVCLHPKEGFRAWYLMGTICPAVGTICPVARPWMPRTSLSSGHWVYMMDSNTIKYDVKEHLNMLLVEMCDFLFKTWAYGLYCMKKAV